One part of the Lotus japonicus ecotype B-129 chromosome 2, LjGifu_v1.2 genome encodes these proteins:
- the LOC130736947 gene encoding serpin-ZX-like: IVDVAESIESQTDVALSIAKRLFLKNSNNDKNIVFSPLSLHVLLSIIAAGSDGATLDELLSFLGSDSTDHLNSSASKLISVAGSDASSVGGGPQLCFASGVWVEQSLALHHSFKQLVATDYKASLTSVDFRNKAREVADEVNLWVQKETHGLIKDLVNPRSVSNSTRLIFANALYFKGKWFERFDASMTRNYDFHLLNGTSVEVPFMVNKKNQFISAFKGFKVLGLPYKHGLHKQGEDMRRFSMYIFLPDAKDGLSALVEQLSSNVEFLESRLPREKGKVGDFRIPKFKISLGFEASDVLKKLEVVLPFSTDANLTKMVDSNLYVSKICHKSFIEVNEEGTRAAAASAGRAMLCASPRPKTQIDFVADHPFLFVIREEMTRTTLFVGQVLNPLTG, from the exons attgttgATGTGGCGGAATCAATTGA AAGCCAAACCGACGTTGCTCTTAGCATCGCAAAACGTTTGTTCTTGAAAAATTCAAACAACGACAAAAATATTGTGTTTTCGCCATTATCGCTTCACGTTCTGCTCAGCATAATCGCCGCCGGTTCTGATGGCGCCACACTCGATGAGCTTCTCTCCTTCCTCGGATCGGATTCCACCGACCATCTCAACTCCTCCGCCTCTAAGCTCATCTCTGTCGCGGGCTCTGATGCTTCCTCCGTCGGCGGCGGCCCTCAACTCTGTTTTGCCAGCGGCGTGTGGGTTGAACAATCTCTTGCTCTTCACCATTCCTTCAAACAACTTGTGGCTACTGATTATAAGGCCTCTTTGACCTCTGTTGATTTCCGCAATAAG GCACGTGAAGTGGCGGATGAAGTTAATTTATGGGTTCAGAAAGAGACACATGGCCTTATCAAAGACCTTGTTAATCCTAGGTCAGTTAGCAACTCAACCAGACTCATTTTTGCAAATGCATTGTACTTCAAGGGTAAATGGTTTGAGAGGTTTGATGCTTCAATGACAAGAAACTATGATTTTCACCTTCTTAATGGCACCTCAGTTGAGGTTCCCTTCATGGTCAACAAGAAGAACCAGTTCATTAGTGCTTTTAAGGGTTTCAAAGTCCTTGGTTTGCCTTATAAACATGGTCTTCATAAGCAGGGTGAAGATATGCGTCGGTTTTCCATGTACATTTTTCTTCCAGACGCAAAAGATGGACTGTCTGCTTTGGTTGAGCAGTTGTCTTCAAATGTTGAGTTCCTCGAATCCAGGCTTCCTCGTGAAAAAGGGAAAGTAGGTGACTTCAGGATTCCCAAATTCAAAATTTCTTTAGGGTTTGAAGCCTCTGATGTTCTTAAGAAGCTAGAAGTGGTTTTACCTTTCTCAACGGATGCAAATTTAACAAAAATGGTGGATTCTAACCTATATGTTTCCAAGATATGTCACAAGTCTTTCATTGAAGTAAATGAAGAAGGCACCAGAGCTGCAGCAGCGAGCGCAGGAAGAGCAATGCTTTGTGCGTCGCCAAGGCCGAAGACTCAGATAGACTTCGTAGCTGACCACCCTTTCTTGTTCGTGATTAGAGAAGAGATGACTAGAACAACACTATTTGTAGGGCAGGTGCTCAATCCACTTACTGGATGA
- the LOC130736948 gene encoding alpha-glucan phosphorylase, H isozyme-like, with amino-acid sequence MSVSMSYIGGMMFGLINASRKWVGGEVVQALAYDVPIPGYQTKNTISLRLWEAKASAEDFNLFLFNDGHHESASVLHSRSEQICAVLYPGDATEGGKLLRLKQQYFLCSASLQDIISRFKERRQGPWNWSEFPTKVAVQLNDTHPTLSIPELMRLLMDDEGLGWDEAWDVTSKTIAYTNHTVLPEALEKWSQPVMWKLLPRHMEIIEEIDRRFIAMISKTRLDLEIELSTMRILDNNPQKPLFGTL; translated from the exons atgagtgtttccatgagttacattggtGGAATGATG TTTGGTTTAATTAATGCCAGCCGAAAATGGGTTGGAGGAGAAGTTGTGCAAGCACTGGCTTATGATGTGCCAATTCCTGGATACCAAACCAAGAACACCATCAGTCTCCGCCTCTGGGAAGCAAAAGCGTCTGCTGaggattttaatttatttttatttaatgatgGGCATCATGAATCTGCTTCAGTGCTTCACTCACGGTCTGAACAG ATATGTGCGGTCTTATATCCTGGGGATGCCACAGAAGGTGGAAAACTTCTACGGCTGAAGCAGCAGTACTTTCTCTGCAGTGCATCACTCCAA GACATAATTTCCCGATTCAAGGAGAGGAGACAAGGACCCTGGAACTGGTCTGAGTTTCCGACAAAGGTTGCTGTACAATTGAATGATACTCACCCAACTCTTTCAATACCTGAGTTGATGCGATTACTTATGGATGATGAAGGGCTTGGTTGGGATGAAGCATGGGATGTGACATCAAA GACAATTGCTTACACAAACCATACTGTCCTCCCTGAAGCGCTGGAGAAATGGTCTCAACCTGTAATGTGGAAACTGCTTCCTCGCCACATGGAAATCATAGAAGAAATTGACAGGAGA TTCATAGCAATGATAAGTAAAACCCGGTTGGACCTTGAGATTGAACTTTCCACCATGCGCATCTTGGACAATAATCCCCAGAAGCCACTGTTCGGAACCCTTTGA
- the LOC130739154 gene encoding elongation factor Ts, mitochondrial translates to MGFHVAARRFYQNLAAAATYGRQCHHYSSSASNEMNLVKQLRERTSAPIKDVKAALVDSNWDIEEAQKELRKRGKVLASKKSSRTASEGLLALAHDRTRAALVELNCETDFVARNEIFQHLALSLAKQALLLENSSDAPFHFGPQSLEEMRLDLQHPKISGETTVHNAITEVAAIMGENVKLRRGFVMPASSQGLISTYLHTSPQPGLGRIAGILSLEVDNGNTRVDALQRVGSELAMHVVAAKPLFLTKELVSSEALENEREVLKSQAEASGKPQMAINKMVEGRLRKYFEEVVLMEQKFILNDALNVKTVLDNLSKEVGSSVRIGSFLRMEVGEGIASQEADSSESVAQVA, encoded by the exons ATGGGTTTTCACGTCGCCGCCAGACGCTTTTACCAGAAcctcgccgccgccgccacctaTGGCCGTCAATGCCACCACTACTCTTCTTCCGCCTCAAACGAAATGAATCTGGTCAAGCAACTGAGAGAACGAACAAGCGCTCCGATCAAGGACGTGAAAGCTGCTCTCGTCGATTCCAATTGGGACATCGAGGAAGCTCAGAAGGAGCTCAGAAAACGAGGCAAAGTTCTCGCCTCCAAGAAATCCTCTCGAACTGCCTCCGAAGGTTTGCTCGCGCTCGCCCATGATCGCACCAGAGCCGCCCTCGTTGAACTCAACTGCGAAACTGATTTCGTCGCCAG GAATGAGATTTTCCAGCACCTGGCATTGTCTTTGGCGAAGCAAGCTTTATTGCTGGAAAACTCTTCTGATGCTCCATTTCACTTTGGACCTCAATCACTGGAG GAGATGAGGTTGGATCTTCAGCACCCGAAGATCAGTGGAGAAACCACCGTTCACAATGCGATCACTGAAGTAGCTGCTATTATGGGGGAGAATGTAAAACTAAGGAGAGGTTTTGTGATGCCTGCATCGTCGCAGGGTCTTATATCTACTTATCTTCATACCAGTCCCCAACCAG GTTTGGGTCGCATAGCTGGGATTTTGTCTCTTGAAGTTGATAATGGCAACACACGAGTGGATGCACTTCAACGAGTTGGATCAGAATTGGCCATGCATGTAGTGGCAGCAAAACCATTATTCTTAACAAAGGAACTTGTGTCCTCAGAGGCTTTAGAAAATGAGCGTGAAGTTCTTAAATCTCAG GCAGAAGCCTCTGGTAAGCCTCAAATGGCCATAAACAAAATGGTTGAAGGAAGACTGCGCAAGTACTTTGAGGAAGTTGTGCTCATGGAGCAAAAGTTTATCTTGAATGATGCTTTGAATGTAAAG ACAGTGCTCGATAATCTATCCAAGGAGGTGGGCTCATCTGTAAGGATTGGGAGCTTTCTCAGAATGGAAGTTGGGGAAGGAATTGCAAG TCAAGAAGCAGATTCATCTGAGTCTGTTGCTCAGGTTGCGTAA
- the LOC130735599 gene encoding uncharacterized protein LOC130735599 — translation MGNYISCTLSTAGSKHSRAIKVIFPSGEIQQFEEPIKAAELMFEMPSFFVVNTRSLQIGRRFSALNADEELEFANVYVMLPMKKLSSLVTAADMGALLLTANAAAKRVSGAKVRILFPNSNIVEEKETYMAMESPPKLNLDDIEEFSSQEFIHRLSFCRSKKPLLETIAEEPLCSM, via the coding sequence ATGGGAAACTACATTTCTTGCACTCTATCAACAGCAGGAAGCAAGCACTCAAGAGCCATAAAGGTGATCTTCCCAAGTGGAGAGATCCAGCAATTTGAAGAACCCATCAAAGCAGCAGAGCTCATGTTTGAGATGCCAAGTTTCTTTGTGGTGAACACTAGATCCTTACAAATTGGAAGGAGATTTTCCGCCCTCAACGCCGACGAAGAACTCGAGTTTGCAAATGTTTATGTGATGCTTCCAATGAAGAAGCTCAGCTCTTTGGTCACAGCAGCTGATATGGGTGCTTTGTTACTCACTGCAAATGCAGCAGCCAAAAGGGTCTCTGGTGCAAAAGTGAGAATTCTATTTCCAAATTCTAATAttgtggaagagaaagagacatATATGGCAATGGAATCACCACCCAAATTGAACTTGGATGACATTGAAGAGTTCTCTAGCCAGGAATTCATTCACAGGTTGTCCTTTTGCAGATCAAAGAAGCCATTGCTGGAGACTATTGCAGAAGAACCATTGTGTTCAATGTGA
- the LOC130739155 gene encoding mediator of RNA polymerase II transcription subunit 33B-like yields MVWDGVLDLTKWAQENKTDPLLWSIEVRSCLNAAAVPLPSAELAHRLVSHIFWENHVPLTWKFLEKAMELRLVPPLLLLALLSAKVLPHRHAHLHPSAYALYLHLLNRHAFALTPLISSPEYPTVMRSVHHALRFSHLYPSQQQPLHPGAVLVQFLFTVVWQLVEASLEDEGLLEPSSRFFLFADSDSAAAAVDSRAANYFADHKDGNVLHRKNTATAIEVIARFLHNKVTSRILSLVHRNMPAHWEPFVHQLQRLVGNSLVLRSLKHITPESLLPLDSKTNGLLSPEWKATPPKLDLSAVMAANAGSRVSCALQSHHDSWSSLWLPIDLLLEDAMDSDHVATTSAVEVLTGLVKALQAVHGTAWHNAFLGLWIAALRIVQRERDPSEGPVPRLDTCLCMLLCITTLVVANIIEEEEGELIEEAERSPTNQRKDKQALGERRGELITCLQLLGDYEDLLKPPQSVIWVANQAAAKATLFVSGHNGYLGSMNVNDLPMNCSGNLWHVIIEACIARHLLDTSAYFWPGYVSAPCSQIPHSIPNHLPSWSSLMKGSPLTPPLVNVLVATPASSLAEIEKVFEFAINGSDEEKISAATILCGASLVRGWNVQEHVVFFIINFLSPPIPPKYSGTESHLISYAPFLNVLLVGISPVDSVQIFSLHGAVPLLAAALMPICEAFGSCVPNVSWTAATGEKLSCHGVFSNAFVLLLRLWRFDHPPTEHVMGAAATPALGSQLGPEFLLVVRNSLLASFGKSPRDRISSRRYSKMITIATEPVFMDSFPKLNIWYRQHQECIASTRSALAPGGPILQIVDALLSMMCRKMSRSSQSLASATSGSSSSSSSSLDDILMKLKVPAWDILEAAPFVLDAALTACAHGSLYPRELATGLKDLADFLPASLATIVSYFSAEVTRGVWKPAFMNGTDWPSPAANLAIVEQQIKKILAATGVDVPSLAIDGNTPATLPLPLAAFLSLTITYKLDKTSERFLVLTGPSLINLSAGCPWPCMPIVASLWAQKVKRWSDFFVFCASGNVFNHRRDAVVQLLRSCFTSTLGLGSASMYNNGGIGALLGHGFGSHFSGGISPVAPGFLYLRVYRSIRDVMFLTEEIVSLLMLSVRDIASGGLPKGEVHKPKRTKHGMRYGQVSLAASMTRVKHAALIGASFLWISGGASLVQSLIIETLPSWFLSAQGLEQEVEESGVMVAMLRGYALACFAVLSGTFAWGIDSLSTASKRRPKILAIHLDFLANALDGKVSLRCDCATWRAYVSGIISLMVSCTPLWIQELDVGLLKRVSMGLRQLNEEDLALRLLEIRGASVMGEVAEMIIQSEL; encoded by the exons ATGGTGTGGGACGGTGTACTGGACCTAACCAAGTGGGCGCAGGAAAACAAAACCGACCCTCTCCTCTGGTCAATCGAGGTCCGCTCTTGCCTCAACGCCGCCGCGGTTCCGTTACCGTCGGCGGAGCTCGCCCACCGCCTCGTCTCCCACATCTTCTGGGAGAATCACGTCCCACTCACATGGAAGTTTCTCGAGAAAGCAATGGAACTTCGCCTCGTCCCTCCGTTGCTCCTCCTCGCTCTCCTCTCCGCCAAGGTCCTCCCTCACCGCCACGCTCACCTCCACCCTTCCGCCTACGCTCTATACCTCCACCTCCTCAACCGCCACGCCTTCGCCCTCACACCACTCATCAGCTCCCCTGAGTATCCCACCGTCATGAGATCCGTTCACCACGCGCTTCGCTTCTCCCACCTCTATCCTTCTCAGCAACAACCGCTTCATCCCGGAGCTGTTCTTGTTCAGTTTCTGTTTACTGTTGTTTGGCAGTTGGTTGAAGCGTCGTTGGAGGATGAGGGATTGCTGGAACCTAGCTCCAGATTCTTCTTATTTGCTGACTCTGATTCCGCCGCCGCTGCCGTGGATTCTCGTGCGGCTAACTACTTTGCTGACCACAAGGATGGGAATGTTTTGCACCGGAAGAATACTGCCACTGCTATTGAGGTCATTGCACGCTTTCTTCACAACAAAGTCACTTCCAGGATCCTTTCTTTGGTTCATCGAAACAT GCCGGCACATTGGGAACCTTTTGTTCACCAACTGCAGCGCCTTGTGGGGAACTCGTTAGTTTTGAGGAGCTTGAAACATATTACTCCTGAGTCTTTGTTGCCTTTGGATTCCAAGACCAATGGGCTGTTGTCTCCGGAATGGAAAGCTACGCCACCGAAGCTGGACCTTAGTGCTGTCATGGCTGCTAATGCTGGCTCTCGTGTTTCCTGCGCGCTTCAATCTCATCATGATAGTTGGTCTTCTCTTTGGCTTCCCATTGATCTACTCCTTGAGGATGCGATGGATAGTGATCATGTCGCGACAACTAGTGCTGTTGAAGTCCTTACTG GGTTGGTGAAGGCTTTGCAAGCGGTTCATGGTACTGCATGGCACAATGCTTTTTTAGGTTTATGGATTGCAGCACTACGAATAGTTCAAAGG GAGAGGGATCCAAGTGAGGGTCCTGTACCTCGCCTTGATACCTGCTTGTGTATGCTATTGTGCATTACAACCCTTGTAGTTGCTAATATCATCGAAGAAGAGGAAGGTGAACTGATTGAAGAAGCTGAGCGCAGCCCGACAAATCAAAGGAAGGACAAACAGGCTTTGGGAGAACGTCGTGGGGAATTGATTACCTGCTTACAGCTATTGGGTGATTATGAGGATTTACTCAAGCCACCTCAATCTGTTATTTGGGTAGCTAATCAGGCTGCTGCCAAGGCTACCCTGTTTGTATCAGGACATAATGGATACTTGGGATCTATGAACGTAAATGACTTGCCCATGAACTGCT CTGGTAACTTATGGCATGTGATCATTGAGGCTTGCATTGCGAGACATTTGCTTGATACCTCAGCTTATTTCTGGCCTGGTTATGTTAGTGCACCTTGCAGTCAAATACCTCATAGTATTCCTAACCATTTGCCTAGCTGGTCATCATTGATGAAGGGGTCGCCACTTACTCCTCCATTGGTTAATGTCTTAGTTGCAACTCCTGCTTCCAG CTTAGCAGAGATTGAGAAAGTTTTTGAATTTGCAATCAATGGCTcagatgaagaaaagatatcTGCTGCTACCATTCTGTGTGGGGCATCTCTAGTACGTGGTTGGAATGTGCAG GAACATGTCGTTTTTTTCATCATAAACTTTCTTTCACCTCCAATTCCTCCTAAATACTCTGGGACTGAAAGCCACTTGATTAGCTATGCTCCATTTTTGAATGTCCTTCTGGTTGGAATTTCACCGGTGGACAGTGTTCAGATTTTCTCCCTACATGGTGCG GTTCCACTACTTGCAGCTGCACTAATGCCAATATGCGAGGCTTTTGGATCATGTGTGCCTAATGTGTCATGGACTGCTGCAACTGGTGAAAAATTATCTTGTCATGGAGTGTTTTCGAATGCATTTGTTCTCCTGCTGAGGTTATGGCGGTTTGATCATCCACCTACTGAGCATGTGATGGGGGCTGCAGCAACTCCAGCATTAGGATCACAGTTAGGTCCTGAGTTCCTTTTAGTGGTTCGGAATAGTTTGTTGGCATCCTTTGGGAAATCACCTAGAGATCGAATAAGCAGCAGAAGATATTCGAAAATGATAACTATTGCTACAGAGCCTGTATTTATGGATTCTTTTCCAAAATTAAACATTTGGTATCGGCAGCATCAAGAATGTATTGCGTCAACCCGATCAGCTCTTGCACCAGGAGGACCTATTCTTCAGATTGTTGATGCATTACTAAGTATGATGTGCAGGAAAATGAGTAGAAGTTCTCAATCATTGGCATCTGCAACTTCAGGAAGCAGCAGCTCATCCAGCTCTTCATTGGATGATATTTTAATGAAACTTAAAGTGCCTGCATGGGATATCCTTGAAGCAGCTCCTTTTGTTCTTGATGCTGCTCTTACAGCTTGTGCTCATGGAAGTCTCTACCCTCGTGAATTGGCTACAG GTCTCAAAGATCTTGCTGATTTTCTGCCAGCATCTTTGGCTACCATTGTAAGCTACTTCTCAGCTGAAGTAACGCGTGGTGTATGGAAACCAGCTTTTATGAATGGAACTGATTGGCCTAGCCCTGCGGCAAATTTGGCCATTGTCGagcaacaaataaaaaaaattctggcAGCCACAGGTGTTGATGTCCCAAGTCTAGCAATAG ATGGGAACACTCCAGCTACACTTCCTCTGCCATTGGCTGCTTTTCTAAGTCTCACAATAACATATAAGCTGGACAAAACTTCTGAGCGCTTCCTTGTCTTGACTGGCCCATCTTTGATCAACCTTTCTGCTGGTTGTCCCTGGCCTTGCATGCCCATTGTAGCTTCTTTGTGGGCTCAGAAGGTGAAGCGTTGGAGTGACTTTTTCGTATTCTGTGCTTCTGGAAATGTCTTCAACCACAGAAGGGATGCGGTAGTTCAGCTCCTAAGAAGTTGCTTCACCTCCACCCTTGGGCTTGGTTCTGCCAGTATGTATAACAACGGTGGAATTGGCGCGCTCCTTGGTCATGGCTTCGGTTCTCACTTCAGTGGAGGGATCTCTCCAGTTGCTCCTGGGTTTCTCTACCTGCGAGTTTACAGGTCAATTAGAGATGTTATGTTCTTAACAGAAGAAATTGTATCTCTTCTAATGCTTTCAGTTAGAGATATAGCAAGTGGTGGGTTACCCAAGGGTGAAGTTCACAAACCCAAGAGGACGAAGCATGGAATGAGATATGGACAAGTTTCTCTTGCTGCGTCAATGACACGTGTCAAGCACGCTGCGCTTATTGGAGCTTCTTTTCTCTGGATATCTGGTGGTGCAAGTTTGGTTCAATCTTTGATAATAGAGACTTTACCTTCCTGGTTTTTATCAGCACAGGGATTGGAACAGGAAGTGGAAGAATCTGGAGTTATGGTTGCTATGCTTAGAGGCTATGCACTGGCATGTTTTGCTGTACTTAGTGGGACATTTGCTTGGGGTATCGACTCTTTGTCAACTGCATCGAAACGACGACCAAAGATTCTTGCAATTCATTTAGACTTTCTTGCAAATGCCCTGGATGGGAAGGTGTCACTTCGCTGTGATTGTGCAACTTGGCGTGCCTACGTGTCCGGAATTATAAGCTTGATGGTGAGTTGCACGCCACTGTGGATCCAGGAACTTGATGTGGGTTTGTTGAAGAGAGTGAGCATGGGATTAAGACAGTTGAACGAAGAAGACTTGGCTCTGCGCTTATTAGAAATTAGGGGGGCAAGCGTCATGGGCGAGGTGGCTGAAATGATAATTCAAAGTGAACTTTAA